A genomic stretch from Thunnus maccoyii chromosome 19, fThuMac1.1, whole genome shotgun sequence includes:
- the LOC121886175 gene encoding uncharacterized protein LOC121886175, with translation MTVREKLLKTLQELGDEEFRFFKWFLEQPDILEGSSTIPKSYLDNADRPKTVDKIVQTYNHQPVAVVKKILKKMNRNDLVEKLSNINTRKYVEQIQQSLRSGSLSTAKRSPAQWSALASILLSSGQDLDVFDLKRYSALDETLQRPLPEVKASYKAQTYKEIISKSSLISSGSPDVYQLRTKKEKFGNLTRKTVGEKNLNKKNKTILLVGETGTGKSTLINTLFNYTMGVKFEENIWFEIVEEEKRSQTESQTSDKKGGQCESQTTDVIVYQIFDFEDITLPFSLTIIDTPGYGDTRGIEHDVIISQRLFDLFHSVDGVQEIDAVGLVMKATENRLSDRQKYIFDSVTSLFGNDIEKNIVALMTHSDGITPEDALKALEAANIKCAKDEENQPVHFLFNNRQTTQRTKKTKVALESAWRVTEMGMEEFTDFLEKSKSQKLIITVEVMNARFRITSCIHNLQERIKLIELKQNEIQQTQEALKNEEFTVEVDEVYKDKEDIRGGMRWLFFYKAAVTCNICEENCHHPGCTMAWYPKHCEVMKGGHCTVCTGKCPASAHVKEKWIYVDKTRRVKKTFEDVKQKYEKNKVDREQKKSLLENLQSEMDELKSEKIQLLTEAYHHVDQLERIALNVNSLSTHVHLDFLIEKMKERGDTEKVKKLEEMKRREDEGTIVK, from the exons ATGACTGTTAGAGAGAAGCTTTTGAAGACACTGCAAGAGTTGGGAGATGAAGAATTCAGGTTCTTTAAGTGGTTCCTAGAGCAGCCGGACATCCTGGAAGGCTCCTCAACCATCCCAAAGAGTTATCTGGACAATGCAGACAGGCCGAAAACTGTTGATAAGATAGTACAGACCTACAACCATCAGCCTGTGGCAGTGGTGAAGAAGATCTTAAAGAAGATGAACAGGAATGATCTAGTGGAGAAACTGTCAAACATCAACACAAGAAAATACG TGGAGCAGATCCAACAGTCCCTGAGATCAGGAAGTCTCTCTACAGCTAAACggtctcctgctcagtggtcagctctggcctccatcttactgtcatcaggACAAGATCTGGacgtgtttgacctgaagaGATACTCTGCTTTAGATGAGACTCTTCAGAGGCCGCTGCCAGAGGTCAAAGCTTCATATAAAGCTCA GACTTATAAGGAAATCATCTCCAAAAGTTCTCTGATCTCTTCAGGATCTCCTGATGTCTACCAGCTgagaacaaagaaagagaagttTGGAAATCTGACAAGAAAAACTGTTGGTGAGAAAAAcctgaacaagaaaaacaaaaccatcttACTTGTAGGtgaaacaggaacaggaaaatCTACTCTGATCAACACTCTGTTCAACTACACCATGGGAGTGAAGTTTGAGGAAAACATCTGGTTTGAGATcgtagaagaagagaagagaagtcAGACAGAGAGTCAGACATCAGATAAGAAGGGAGGTCAGTGTGAAAGTCAGACAACAGATGTGATCGTGTACCAGATCTTTGACTTTGAAGATATAACTCTGCCCTTCTCTCTGACCATCATCGATACTCCTGGATACGGAGACACCAGAGGGATtgaacatgatgtcatcatcagtcAAAGATTATTTGACTTGTTCCACTCAGTTGATGGAGTTCAGGAAATTGATGCAGTGGGTCTGGTGATGAAGGCGACTGAGAATCGACTGAGTGACCGACAGAAGTACATCTTTGATTCAGTGACGTCTCTGTTTGGAAATGACATTGAGAAGAACATCGTCGCCCTCATGACACACTCAGATGGAATAACACCTGAAGATGCTCTGAAAGCTCTTGAAGCTGCAAACATTAAATGTGCCAAAGATGAGGAGAATCAGCccgttcacttcctgtttaataACCGTCAGACcacacagagaacaaagaaaacaaaggttGCTTTAGAGAGCGCATGGAGGGTAACAGAGATGGGAATGGAAGAATTCACAGACTTCCTGGAAAAATCTAAATCTCAAAAGCTGATAATAACAGTTGAAGTGATGAACGCACGCTTCAGAATAACATCCTGCATCCACAACCTGCAAGAAAGAATCAAGCTGATTGAACTAAAACAGAACGAGATCCAACAGACTCAAGAAGCTCTGAAGAATGAAGAGTTCACTGTAGAAGTTGATGAGGTctacaaagacaaagaagacaTCAGAGGAGGGATGCggtggttgtttttttataaagcAGCTGTCACCTGTAACATCTGTGAAGAGAACTGTCACCATCCTGGATGCACAATGGCCTGGTATCCAAAACACTGTGAGGTCATGAAAGGAGGTCACTGTACTGTTTGTACAGGGAAGTGTCCTGCATCAGCTCATGTGAAAGAAAAGTGGATCTATGTGGACAAGACCAGGAGAGTTAAGAAGACCTTTGAAGATGTGAAACAGAAGTATGAAAAGAATAAGGTAGATCGTGAGCAGAAGAAGAGCCTTCTGGAAAATCTTCAATCAGAGATGGATGAACTGAAATCAGAGAAGATTCAGCTGCTTACAGAGGCCTACCACCATGTGGACCAACTAGAGCGGATCGCCCTGAATGTTAATTCACTGTCTACTCATGTCCACCTGGACTTCCTGAttgagaagatgaaggagagaggagacacagagaaggtCAAGAAGCTGGAGGAGATGAAACGTCGAGAGGATGAAGGAACCATTGTTAAATGA
- the LOC121885464 gene encoding 28S ribosomal protein S18c, mitochondrial-like — MLALRRFQRIKAVFSQHGNASLRSLTSSNVEQQKDDVLVKIENPYKEPQKGCILCSVTVDFKNIQLLSQFISPHTGRIYGRHITGLCGRKQKEVSKAIKKAQSMGFMSVTHKHPQFMKDPNICGVRHLD, encoded by the exons ATGCTCGCCTTGAGACGGTTTCAGCggataaaagctgttttttcacAACATGGAAATGCAA GTTTAAGAAGTTTGACCTCTTCAAATGTAGAACAACAGAAAGATGACGTG CTTGTAAAGATTGAAAACCCGTACAAAGAACCACAGAAAGGATGCATCCTCTGCAGCGTCACAGTGGACTTCAAAAACATTCAG CTGCTGTCCCAGTTCATCTCACCTCATACGGGCAGAATATACGGCCGACACATCACAG GCCTGTGTGGAAGAAAACAGAAGGAAGTCTCTAAAGCTATAAAGAAAGCTCAGTCGATGG GTTTCATGTCGGTGACTCACAAGCATCCGCAGTTTATGAAGGACCCCAACATCTGCGGCGTCAGACATCTGGATTAG